TTGTCGTAACATTGTTTATTAGCATGTTTGTCGGGCTGCTTGCTGGTTATGTTGGAGGTATTATCGATTTAGTGTTAATGCGCCTTTGCGACATTTTTCTAGCGATTCCTGATTTCGTATTTGCACTTGTAATTGTTGGAGCGCTTGGTGGCGGTATACGTAATATGTTTATCGCCATTGTGCTTGTGTCATGGGTGGGCTTTGCACGGATTATTCGCAACATGGTGCGGTCATTAAAAGAAAGTACGTATGTACAGTATGCACGTACAATAGGAGTTCCAAAATGGAAAATTATGATAAGACATATTATACCTTTTGTATTCCCACAAATTTTTTTATTGAAATTAATTGGTCTTGGCTCAACGATTTTACTTATTTCTGAGTTGTCATTTTTAGGTTTAGGGGTGTCAGCACCGATGGCAGAATGGGGCATG
This genomic interval from Lysinibacillus sphaericus contains the following:
- a CDS encoding ABC transporter permease; the protein is MKKKIALISSSVLVLLLIAMAIFAPWLAPNDPYATNMALKLQGFSTDYPLGTDYLGRCVLSRLLYGARVSLFIALSVLVVTLFISMFVGLLAGYVGGIIDLVLMRLCDIFLAIPDFVFALVIVGALGGGIRNMFIAIVLVSWVGFARIIRNMVRSLKESTYVQYARTIGVPKWKIMIRHIIPFVFPQIFLLKLIGLGSTILLISELSFLGLGVSAPMAEWGMMISDSKTYLMSHPMLMFLPGIMISFTVLILNWFGDALREAMDPKAI